The window CTTGTTTGACAAGGCACTTCTTCAGCTTGTATAGTGCTCGGATCTCCAATTGACGAACCCTTTCCTTAGACAAACCAAATATGTCTCCAATTTCTGATAAAGACTTCTGTTCACCATCCTCAAAACCATATCTCAACCGGATAATTCTCCTCTCTTTGGGATGTAAGATACTTAGGACATTGAGAACATGCTGCCTCATAAGCTGTTTTTCAACACTCACGTCTGTGGCCTCAACTGTCGGGTCTGCAGTAATCTCctgcaataataaaaaaaattatggttaaCTGAGCATTTGCAATATTATGATGCCTTAAAAAAGCAGAGGATCCATTATGACCACATTCGACATCCAATAACATCATGAGACCAACTGAACAAAAATTCATAACAAAGCTATATggcaataacaaaaaaattcagagctggaataaaaaaagatgaatagcccatttcaataaatataacAGAATTTTAGATTGCTAATTGTCTGATTGTCTTCACAAGTTAACGAAAGTTCACATGCCAGAAGAGACCTATTGAAACGAGCAGATTTAAATGAACTTGTGTTGGTAATGAATTGAACAGAACAAAGTAGACACTGACACTTGAGTCTGATCACTACTCAGTCTAGCCATTAAGGTAGTATGCTATAGTTCCCTGGCTAATCTCATACCAAAATGGTATGATCTGATTCTGATTTAACAGCACCTCCAAGCATTAACATACATTAGGTCACTGGTTCCCTTTCATCATACACAGCATAATTACTAAGAAAAACTCAATATTCTTGTAGTTGCTATTAGACTACCAATTAGATTTTATAATTATCAGCATAAGCAAAACCCACCATACAAATACTCACCAAACTGAAAATGGGAAACTGAATAACACTATAATCTATTGTAAATCCTTTTTGTGTAAACATTCTAAATATTGATGCAGAACTTGCTTTTCACAGTTACCCTTTATAGATATAAGAAGTTGCATCATATCAAGGggaaataacattaattagcTAGCTCACAATACCTGGAAAGTTGTATTTTGGTCAGCCCACACAGTTTGCTGCATTGAAATGGGAATTCTTGCAGAAAATAGTAATTTGTCAATCTTTTCTACTGTAACTCCTACCCTTCTTGCTAATTCTTCTTTAGTTGGGTGAAGATTTCCTTCCTGAATGTACAATTTCTTTGCCTCCATTACCTTGCCCAATAGAATAAATACCTTCTCCTGGAGATAACACATGAGTTCCGTGTTACAGAAATAGAATTGATTCTTGCTTTGTAAATAGCAaagatacaataaaaatattaaagcaaTGGTAGGTGACATCATTTTTGTTCCTtgttaacaacaaaaaaatatttcatgaaCACTGACACTTCAAAAGGGTGAAGCTTAAATTTAGACAACTAAATTTACCGGTAGACGGATTGTCCTGGAATGTCGAAACACCGCCTTCCTTATTGCTTGCCTTATCCACCAGAATGCATAATTACCAAATCGACTACCAACTAGGGGATTGAATTTTTCAACACTCTTCATAAGACCCATACTTCCCTCCTGCAACAGCACCAGAGAAGAAATGTAAAATACAGCGGCTAATTGTCATTGACAATACTGAAGAGTGAAGACAATTATTACAACCCTTTAATCAAAGTAGTTTTTTCCCCCAATTCATGCTCCAACACAAGCCAATCATTTATTTACAGGCTCTATGTTGAGAAAAGTTGACGAATGAGGTTAAATTGAGATCAGTAAAGACAAAAAATGGCAAATCGAAAGCATTAATTTCCCTTCTATATCCTACATCTATAGTCTTTTTATCCTAGTGTATCTCTTTCACATTTAAGAAAAGTCAAGAATCTTGGTTAACTAATTGATGAAATACTAGGCAATCCAAAAAATTCTTGAATGATATTCACAATTTAGAATATAACAAACCAGGAAAACCATACACTAAACAGCCTTTGCTACAGGGAAAGGAAGGTCTTTAATTTCTAAAAGGCTACCTGTAATAAGTCCTGAAGGCTGAGACCACGCCCCTGATAACTTTTGGCAACATGGACTACCATACGTAAATTTGCTTGAATAAGCTTTTCTCTGCTTCTGCTACCAGAACGAAGCTGTGCATGCAGCATTCGACAATTAAGTCCCACACCCTCAGCCCATTCAGCCATAGTTGGTTCCCTTCCAAATTGAGATTGAAGCTTGGTCTTCACTTCTTCCAATCTCAACAAGTCCTGTTACATATTCCATGTTAATAGAGCATCCCATGAGTTTAAGTAAGGAATTCAGGGGAACTAGCAAAACACCTGTATCTGAGAAATCAGTTGAGATTCTTGTTCAAGTGTCAAAAGTTGTTTTGTTTCGGGACCCCGCAAGAAAAAGCACAGGGGATCATTTTGATCaagttcttcatttttcttcttttctacaCGTAGCTTTTCATGTGCGTCATCCTTTCTTGCAAGGTAGGTTTCGTCGTCTATAACTTTCGACTTAGGTACTTTTCTTTGCTTTGATCGTCTCTCTAAAAGCCGTGTTGACCTCACAGTTTTATTTCTTCCAATTGAAGGATCAGCCAAGCCAGTAGAGGCCAGACTGAATGGAAGTTTTTAGTTTAGGCATTACACTCCAAACAAATTAACCTATaaacaggaaaaataaattaaggatgTCAGAGTTAGCCAAGAAGATAGAACTAACCCAAAAGGAATTGAATCATCATCAGCTTTAATTGATTTCAAGTCTTCAACTACTGAGGATCCTTGTTTCGAGGTAGACAAAGCTTTCTTAGCAAGAGAAACTCTATTACATTGCACACCATTTGTATGCCTATCCAAGTCAGAAGAAACTTGCTGTAGAGTTGAAGAAGCAGAAATTTCTCCTGTTTGTGAGGAAGCTAATCTGCAATAGACCATTTATACACCTATAAGGAGACAATTAAGGACGGGCAAAATTTACTATAAGCAATTACTAAATGATTAAATTGACATCGAAGAACAATTTTAGTTGTCTTACAAGTTCTGTAAATGAGGCCAGTAATGCAGGTGCTTCCTAAAGTCAAGCACTACCTGATCAGCATTTTCAGTGTTATTCTCTTCATGAACCATGACTGTATCCATCTGCCTTGTACTTAACATTGCCTGGAGTAAAACATGGGGAAGATTCATTAGTACAGTGTCCATTATGTGACTAAATAGGAAAAACCTGTAAATTAAAACCTAAGAAAAGAGTCAGTGCATCCATGCAAAAAAGATGGCATCCTTACATTTAATAGACTAAAAGTTGGTCTCAAAAGTTTTAATTCATTGAGATTGAATGGACCAGAAATCAATTCTTATTGATTGGacaacaaagtaaaaaaattgaaggataTCATTATATGGATTTAAAGAAGCCTGAATTTGATGAAGcctatatcaataaaatttaaacctGCGATGTCTTGTCTTCCTTAGACATGTGCAGAAGAGGCCTATATTCATCACGCTGCTCTTGTAAAAGAACTGAGGCAGGAAAATTCTGTGCTGAAAAATTAGAAGACCAAGAGGCAACTGTAGGGGAAGCTTGTTCGCGAAGCATCAAAACTGCAGGTATATAAGCATAGAAATGTAACATTTTCAGCTCAGACTAATAACAAGTTGGGGAAAAATGTATATGCACAGTCACACACTACTTGGATCAAAGAGGAAAATTTGTGTGGAGACTGCAAGAAAACGGAAACCaacatattagcaaaaagaatcCTTTAAGGATATATTTGGAAGCAGAGTTTCAGAGGAAGAGAGAAGGGAGgacaactttatttttttaaaattaagagaatTACCTAatgtttgtaaaaattaaaaagagaaaaagatgatgacattaAGTACATACCAATCTATtagcttatttctttcatttaaaaaagCGTAAATAATGCAAGCAGTGACATCTAATCACAAATCACCATATTTGATAAGTTTGTtggtatttataataattatcttaaaagtcatacaAATGATAATTTCTGATTTGTTGAcagcataaatttttttataatgacaatgcctagaaattaaactaaaaatagatcaaattagaggatatttttattacaaatggAAAATTAGAAACCCCCCAGCCCCACCTTTTCATTCCCTTCCAAAACTCAAACCCAACTATCAAACACACCCTATGACCCCAGAAATCCAAATGggttaaattcttttttcctaaACATAATTTCTAAAAGAAAGATAACGCAGATAAAGGAAGGCTCTGTGTGCATCATCACCAGTAGCACAACGATGTAGAAAGCCTATGAAATTAATTAGCCAACGAAAtctcaatatttaaaattcattatttattcGTGAAAAGTTATACAATTCAAGTATACAACACACACAATACAGGTCCCGAATGCAAAATCGTGCATAAATTAAACAGCATTGGTAAAGTACAAACGGTATTCAACTTCCCAGAAAGTAAGCAGAAAGAGTAAAAACAGCATTGAGTACAACCGTGGAAGGATTATCTTGACACATTACTGATTTTTCACCCATACCAGCTtcatcttaatttaaaaatatcttctagcacacaaacaaacaatttttaacAGAAAGCCAGGTAAATTTGGGAAAATTCAAATGCAGAGCCAGTTATAATGTTGCtctaaaaaagtaaaacactTGTTACTAGTTACTAGTTACTAGAGACAaatagaggaaaagaaaaattgcaGCAATTGAGTTTATAATAACAGCACCGGAAGTAGAAGAACTCAAGGGAAGAGTGTTCCAAGGGTGATGAGTTCTTGGAGGGAACGGTGGAGAAGAACAGAACATGGTCCTTGAGAATTCCATAACTGAGGAGGAACAATAAGAAGAAGAACAGCATAGTACGCTAAAGTGGTTGCAGCAGCATGATCATTGTGCAGAGGAAATGGAAGTGGTGTTTGGTTGCCACCACCATGGCGGGGTGGGATATTAAGATAGAAACGGATAAAGTGGGAAGAATGAAAAGGCTTTCGTAGAGACGTAGCCTATTTCGGACCTCtgaatttctttgtttttgcgACACTGGATTAGGTTGCTCTTTTTTATTTCGCATAATAATAAGAACAAGAATAGTGTTGGATATGActatgatcatttttttttctgtttgggTTTGGGCCAGCCTTTGGAACGTGGCTACTCCTAGCCCAGTTTCTATCTAAACCCAGTTTCTGGCTCACTATCCATTGAAgcctttgttttttaataagtaGACAAAACTGTGAaggtttttaatgaaaaaagattgTAAAAGTTTACAAAACTCGAAGTGAAAACTACTCTGGATAAAGTGAGATGAATAATACTACTATTTCATCTCATAATCCATTAGAAGACTACTATTTCATAACGCTAAACGTTTTGGTAGagtggaataaaaataaattgagatttaaagttttgaattaaaatagaggataaaaatatgatttttttttttcgtttctttTTAGCTCTTTTTCACTACACACATATGGAGATAAATAAGAATCAAGaacaaagataatttataaccaTTATATTTTAACCTATAAAAACACcttttaaaacacaaaattgtGAAAATCTATAAAAGTGCAAATGAATAATACTCCAATAGGTTTAACAGTGAGTGAGgcttaaagaaaaatttaagaacAACATTTTACTTTGTAAATGTGATAGCTATATAGCATGTCTTTTGTACCAACGATGAACTTTTAGCTAACATAtgagatatttttgttttataaaaattaatagcaaATATTTTTTGGTAAGCATAAAGTTTGAGCTTTAGCTGTTTTATTCTTCGACCATCCTAAAATATAGTATCTCTTATCCAAAAACTTTAATCATGCCCCATAGGAGAGTAAATGAGACAAGTTATCTTGAAGTACTCGAGCTTGAATTGTTAAATATTAGACCAAACTCCTTTGTTTATGTAAATAAACAAACTCAAATTTGATATTAGACTGAATTATTTAAATGAGGCAAACCTAAAATTTACAAGTTAAACATTAAAAGCGCATACATAActtgtgtttatatatatattccacaATATCATAccacatatttttatttgtagattattataaagtattaaatatttaattaaattataaattgataaaattaaaaaatgattcaaggttttttttcaaattaaaaaattatgaagttttaaatgagataaaaaaaagtcaaactcaaactttatttttttaaaacaagttaaGTCCAAACATCCaattagatttatttaaatagttaagtcaaatttaaatcactttttttttcaaaattcaaacttaaaTTTCTAATATTTGACTCAATTGGACTCATTTACCTTCTTAATGTTCAACatctttttaaatgaaaattttataataaaaaaattgctactaacttataaaaaaatgaagagaataaTTGATAGTGGAAGGGGAAAAATCTGTGAAGGAGTGAACCAAATTTTCCACATCAGTTCATCACAATTTCCAAAAGTAGTAAACATGTCATAGCGTCGATCACTTGAACTTGAACTCCCAAAGTCCCACGTTCTCTCATCCTTGGCACAAGGGCAGGAAATGAATCCAACTCGATTCACTTTGGCTTACACTCGTTAATATTAAGTTCTGTTTGTAATTTGATTTGAGCTCGATATGAGCTTCTTTTTTTCCCATTTGAACTCGATTCCATTGAAGTTCATAAATAGTTTAATTCAATTCGTTAATTTAAATTACACGAATtaagaatcaaaatttttaaattttatatattttaattttcaatttattagtggatgttagattaaattattatttaattttaaaaaaactaaactaattttattttattagctttgtaaaaacataattataatacataaataaaaactacTACACTCTACagatataaaagaataaaaaactcaatcaattatatatatatatatatatatatatatatatatatatatatataacggaTCCATGAATTGAATTATTCGtaatttaagtttgatttatttatttaccaaGTTCAACTTTTAACTACTCATTTATCTCTATGAATTGattatcaaatcaaattttaaattatttttaagttgatTCGATTCAAATTCTTAGGCCGACCCATTGATCTTCCCGATTCTCATCTTATAATACCTCTCTCTTGTCTATAGTACGTATatctttttaaatgtttatttatttgaactTATATGCATTTAATCGACAAAGTCATTTTTAAAACAgatttattcttatatatattgcACAGAATGGTTGGACGATAATGCTAtagtttttcatatatatttttttacttttgatttttttaatcattattttgcTTATTCTTGGTATatggaattattttattttcaaatagttatttatttggATTCTCATTTTAGGAATAGATGTGTTAGAAACttctataaaatttagttaattatcatataacttaaaaaattatgtgtttacaattaattctcatgagaaattttaataattttatcgtCAATTAacatgtaaaatttaatttctcctACACGTTTagaaaaatttaacttttacttattcaaaaattaacaaaaatttatatttttaagaaagaaaatatcaaaaaaatattttcattttcttttgtcaaACATGTGGGTGAAAGTGTTTTGAGGTTAAGTTATGGTGAATTTATCTCTATTTGGAcctgacttgaaattttgttatagtgattatttgaatttaaatttgatccaATTAAGATCCAACAATATATACAAGACATGAGTGGATCAAATTGTTTTgttaacataatatatcgatattaaaattatatatatgattaaacCATAAAATTAAAGTAGTATAACTTAAAAGAATAGGAGCATATATTTAGTCAGAAAAAAAGGAgtatatattttacaatatatGTTTCGAG of the Glycine max cultivar Williams 82 chromosome 13, Glycine_max_v4.0, whole genome shotgun sequence genome contains:
- the LOC100306289 gene encoding RNA polymerase sigma factor sigF, chloroplastic gives rise to the protein MEFSRTMFCSSPPFPPRTHHPWNTLPLSSSTSVLMLREQASPTVASWSSNFSAQNFPASVLLQEQRDEYRPLLHMSKEDKTSQAMLSTRQMDTVMVHEENNTENADQVVLDFRKHLHYWPHLQNLLASSQTGEISASSTLQQVSSDLDRHTNGVQCNRVSLAKKALSTSKQGSSVVEDLKSIKADDDSIPFGLASTGLADPSIGRNKTVRSTRLLERRSKQRKVPKSKVIDDETYLARKDDAHEKLRVEKKKNEELDQNDPLCFFLRGPETKQLLTLEQESQLISQIQDLLRLEEVKTKLQSQFGREPTMAEWAEGVGLNCRMLHAQLRSGSRSREKLIQANLRMVVHVAKSYQGRGLSLQDLLQEGSMGLMKSVEKFNPLVGSRFGNYAFWWIRQAIRKAVFRHSRTIRLPEKVFILLGKVMEAKKLYIQEGNLHPTKEELARRVGVTVEKIDKLLFSARIPISMQQTVWADQNTTFQEITADPTVEATDVSVEKQLMRQHVLNVLSILHPKERRIIRLRYGFEDGEQKSLSEIGDIFGLSKERVRQLEIRALYKLKKCLVKQGLDAYVDLLL